AAGACGTCCGTGAGGCCGATGGAGTAGGCGCTCTTGTTGTCCTGGAGCACCGCCACCTTGCTCAGCTTCAAATCTTCCCGGGCGAACTTCGCCATCACGAAGCCCTGGAACGGGTCGATGAAGCAGATGCGGAAGATGAAGTCGCCCTTCTCCGTGACGGTGGGGTTGGTGGACGAGGGCGTAATCATCGGCACGCCCGCGGCCTGCGCCTTCTCCGCCATGGCCAGCGAGTTGGACGAGGCCACGTCGCCGAGGATGAGGACCACCTTGTCCTGCGTAATCAGGCGGGTGGCGGCCTGGGCGGCCTCCTCGGGCTTGCTCTGGTTGTCGTAGACGCGAATCGCCAGCTTCTTGCCATTCACGCCGCCCGCGGCGTTGGCCTCCTTGATGGCCATCTCGATGCCGTTGCGGGTGGAGATGCCGAAGGTGGCCTGGCCGCCGGTGAGCGCGCCCACCTGGCCGAGGAGGATGACGTCGGAGCCGGCGGGGGCGTCACCGCCCGGAGCCGGGGTGGCGGGCTGGCCCTGCTGCGCGGTCTGCGCGCCCTCCGTTGGGGCGGGCTGCGTCTTCTTCTCGCAGGCGGCCGCCAGGACGGCGAGCGCGGCGAGCAGCATCGGGGCAAGGCGTCGCATGCGGGGCTTCCCTCCAAGGGGGGATGACTGCAAAGCCCCGGTTTTCTAGGGGAGCCCCTTCCATGGGTCAAGCTTGCAACCGAGGCCCCCCGCGTGCACACACCCGCCGTGCGGTGCGTCAGTCAGGAGTGGAGCCCATCCACCGGGCCTTCATGGAGCACCTCGCCCCGCTCCTCCACCTCCGCTGTCTCCCGGCGAACGGTGGTGTGCACCTGCCGCAGCTCCTCCTGGGTCGTCTTGGCGAGGGTGACCTCCTGCCAGACGTGGGCCGTCTTGGTGAACTCCACCCGCTCCTCGTACAGGGGGATGATGAAGGTGCTCTCCTCGAAGGGCACCACCCCGCCCGGCACCGGCCGGCCCTCCGCCGCCCGGGGGCGCTCGCTGCCCGGCTCCGCGGCCGGCAACCGCTCCACCACCAGCTCCTCGCGGCGCACGGGGATGGAGAAGTGCTTCACCTCCGTGCGCACCACCTTGTGGACGCGCAGCTGTCCCACCTCGTGCGGCACCGTGCGGGGGACGGCCTCCTCATGGGCCAGGGGGATGACGATGTCCTGCGACTCCCCGAAGCCGTGGGTCCGCAGCGTCTCCGGGCGCCGGGCGTCCACCTCCGCGCGGGAGCCCGGCCCGGGCGCCACCTCGTCCCGGGTGAGGCCCAGGTGCACCTCGCCGTCGCGCACCGTCACCACGTCTCCATAGCGGGCCACATAGTCCCGCGCGCGCAGCACCCCGCGCTCGACGACGAAGGTGTCCGCGCCGCAGCCCACCACGGTGCCCAGCCGTGCGCCGTCCGCCGTGAAGACCCGCATCCCTTCCTGAACGTCCCAACGCATCAGGTGCTCCTCTCGAGTCGGCACGAGGCCCGGCGGACTTTGGATGAACCCGGGGATGAACCCGGGGATGAACCCGGGCTCACCCGGGGGTGGACGCCAGCGCCTCGTGCCAGGGTTGTTCCCTGCCGCTGGGCCCCCGCCGGGGCCTCCACTCCGCCGTCCGGGGCACCTCGTGTCCGGACGCCTCCGGCTGCGTCGGCGCGCGCGGCGCCAGCACCGCCAGCCGCCGTCGCCGCCGGGCCTCCCTGCGCCGGTCCGCCATCGGCTCGTCCGCGTCCTCCTCCGTGCCTTCCAGGGAGGAGGCGTCCGGAAGCTCGGGACGGGCCGGCGCCTCCAGGAGAGGCTCGGCCGGAGCCCCGGCCTTCTGCCCGGGGGCATCCTGGAGCCTGCGGCGCGCGAGCCCTCCGGCCACCAGCGCCCCCAGCAGTCCCGCCGTCCAGCCCACGCTGGCCGGGGAGCCTCCCTGCCGCAGGTGGAGGAACCGGCGCAGGCCTCCAAGCAGGAAGGGGGCTCCCACGCCCGCCGCCGCGCCGCCCAGCAACAGCTCGCTCCAGCTTCCCCGCCGCATGCGCTGCTCATGGGTGCTCATCAAGGTCTCCCGCGTGGGCACTCGCGACCTGTCGGGACGCGCGTACCGAAGGTGGGGTGGTCCGTCACGTGGTGGAAAGCCCCGGCCCCGGACACCCGCCTGACGGCGTGTTCCCTGCCCTGAGAGGGGGCGAGGAGGCATGCGTGCGTTCGGGCGGGCAGGCGCGTTGGCGAGCCCTCTCGCGGCGATGCCCGTCCACTGTCGTTCCGCCCACCCGCTCCCACCTTCCCGGTTGAAGCCCGGGGCGCATGCCACCCCCGGCCTCGTGCAGGGGCGCGAGGCAGGCAATCACCAGGGCTTGGGGGAGGCCGCCCCGGCACACCCCACCCTGGTTACAAGGAGCCAGCCATGTTCCAGCGTACCGATGTGAGAGAAGGAATGGTCGTCCGCAGCATCGACGGCGAGAAGCTCGGCAAGGTCTTCGCCGTGGGCGACGGCGAGTTCCACATCGAGAAGGGCCTCTTCTTCCCGAAGGACTATCTGGTCCGGTACACGGAGATCAGCGACATCCGCGCCGGCGAAATCATCCTCAACCACGGCAAGGAAGCGCTGAACAGCCTGTCGCGTGACGACAACCGCTACGGCACGACGGCGGGCATGGGCGTACCGGCCACGGGGAGCACCGCCACGGGCTACGACTCCACGGGGCTGGGCACGAGCGCGGACACCCTGGGGACGCGGGACACGTCGCTGTCCGGCAGCGGCCTGGGCACCGACACCCGCATGGGGCTCGGCGGCGAGCGCACCGTGACGGGCCGCACGGAGGACATCGCCATCCCCGTACACAAGGAGGAGCTGGACGTCCTCAAGCGCGAGACGCAGGCCGGCGAGGTCCGCGTCCGCAAGGACGTCGTCGAGGAGGAGAAGGTGGTGGACGTCCCGGTACGCCGCGAGCGCGTACGCGTGGAGCGCCGCGACGTGAGCCCGGACCGCCCGGCGATGAACGCCTCCTTCCAGGAAGAGACGGTCGTCGTCCCGCTGCGCGCCGAGGAGGTGGAGGTCCAGAAGCGCGCCGTGGTGGACGAGGAGGTCATCATCCACAAGGACGCCATCGAGGAGGAGCGCCGCGTCGCGGAGAGCGTCCGCCGCGAGGACGTCAGCGTCCGCACCGACGGGGACGTGGAAGGCTCGCGCACCCTGAACGCGCCCACGGATGACCCGCTCAAGCGCGGCTACTGAGCCGTCGTACGCGGCGGCACAACCCCCGGGGCCCCCGGACCCTGGGGCGTCACGCCGTGACGCGACATGAAGCCGTGAAGCCGTGAAGCCAGCCCCCGGCCTCCCCTGTGAGGAGCGGGGGCTTTCTTCGTCCGGAGCGTCAGCGCGCGGACTTCCGGGGGGGAGGGCGCACCTGCGTCTCCTCGCCCTCGATGCCCACCGGCACGCCCGGCCTGCCGGCCGCCTCGGTGCGGTCCAGCCGGTTGAACTCGCGCAGCCGGTCCGGGAAGTGCCGCGAGGTGAGCCGCGACAGCTCCACGTCCTTCGCCGGGCGGCACACGTCCGCCAGCCGCTCCGCCATCTCCAGGGCGCTGCCGAAGCGCGCCTGCGGCTGCTTGGCCAGCGCCACCTCCAGCACGTCCCACAGGGGCAGCGGCAGGGCGTCCGGCCGGGGCAGCCGCTCGTCGCAGATGGCCTGCATGGAGGCCAGCTCGTCCCCGCGGTCGAACGCGCGGCGCCCGGTGAGCGCCTCGTAGAGGATGAGGCCCATGGCGAACAAGTCACTGCGCGCGTCCAGCCGCTGGCCCCGCGCCTGCTCCGGCGACATGTACAGCGGCTTGCCCTTGACGATTCCCGGCAGCGTCACCGTGCGCTGCGCCCGCGCCTTGGCCACGCCGAAGTCCAGCACCTTCACCCGCCCGTCGAACCCCACCATGAGGTTGTGCGGGGACAAGTCCCGGTGCACCAGCTGCAGCGGAGCGCCGTCCTCGCCCTTGAGGCCGTGCGCCGCGTGCAGCCCCTGCAGGGCCTGCACCACCACCGCCACCGCCGCCGCCGGCTCCAGCGGCCCCTTGAGGAAGCGGATGAGCCGGTCCAGGTCCACGCCGCGCACCAGCTCCATGGCGATGTAGTACGCGCCCTGCGCCTCGCCGAAGTCGTAGACGTGGACGAGGTTGGGGTGCGACAGCCGCAGGCCGATGCGCGCCTCGTCCAGGAACTGCTGGACGATGGAGGGGTCCGCCGTCAGGTGCGGGAGGATGCGCTTGAGCGCCACCAGCCGGCCCAGCCCCTCCGGCCCGCGCGCCCGCGCCACCAGCACCTGCGCCATGCCGCCGGTGCCCAGCGGCGTCACCACCTCGTACTTGCCGATGCGGCCGCGGGGCACCGGCGTGTCGTCCAGCGACAGCTCGTCCAGCCGCTCCAGCGCGCTCCGCCCGTCGGTGAGGGCCAGGAAGCTCAGCACCGCCGTGTCGAGCTGCTCGCCGATGGCCTCCACCAGCTTCATCACCAGCCCGCCGCCGTCCTCGAAGCCGCCCTCCACCGCCAGCCCCAGGCCCCCCAGCTCCAGCTTCCCCAGCTTCAGCCGGGTGCAGAAGAGCATCCGCCCGTTCTTCAGCCGGCGCGGCCCCGTCCAGTGCGCCGCCTCGAAGACGTCCACGCCCAAATCCCCCAGCACGCGCGTCAGCACCGGGCCCCGCGTGCCTCGCAGGGACACGAAGCCCGCGGGCGCGTGCACCATCCGCGCGCACTGCGTGAGGAACACGTCGAGCCCGGCGTCCAAATCAAGCCCGCGCTCCAGGCAGTCCTCCAGGATGTCGTCCGACATCCGGTGGACGGCCACCAGGCCGCGCAGGAACGCGACCTCTGTCTGCAATGAAGGGAATTCCACGGGTGCATTCAACACCCGCGGGCGCCAGTCCGGGAAGACGGGGTACGGCGGGACTACACGCGCTCCCGGTCCTTCAGGGGAACACCGGAGGGCAGGTGCTCGGACGAGCCCTGGCGCAGCATGGGATGGCGCTCGTCCAGGAGGCCGTGGGCCTCCAGCACCCGTTCCAGATGCGCCACGCGCTCACGCAGCAGCGCCGTGTCGGTGACGCCAAGCTGCGCCTCACGCAGGCGGATGAAGGCCTCCACCAGCGGCTTGAGGGAGAAACGCAGCGTGAGCCCCGCGAAGGGGATGCCAATCGTCATGGCGACGATGAGCACGGTGACGATGGCTTCGGTGGGGTCCATGGCGGTGCCTCGGGCGGACGACGGGGTCACCGCAGTCTACGCCCGGGCGTGGAAACCATTGCAGGCCCCCGGAGAGGCGGGCCCGGCCGGGGCCCGGCTCAGCTCGCCTGGCCCGTGTAGATGGCGTCGGCGATGCGGTAGGCGCTGCCCTCCAGCCGCTGGAAGGCGTCCTTCAGCGCGACCGCGTCGGCGGTGTTGAGCAGGCCCTTGAGCCGCTCCAGGTCCGCCTTGATTTCCTCGCGGTCCTTCTCCGACAGGAGGCTGGCGTACTCCTCCAGGCTCTTCTCCGTGGTGTAGATGAGCCCGTCTGCGTTGTTGCGCAGCTCGGCCAGCTCCTTCTTCTTCTTGTCGTCCGCCGCGTGCGACTGGGCGTCGGTAATCATCCCCTGGATTTCCGCCTCGGAGAGGCCGGAGTTGCTCACCACGCGCACCTGCTGCACCTTGCCGGTGCCCAGGTCCTTGGCGCTGACGTGGACGATGCCGTTGGCGTCGATGTCGAAGGACACCTCAATCTGCGGCACGCCACGCGGCGCCGGGGGAATGCCCACCAGCTCGAAGCGCGCCAGCGTCTTGTTGTCCGCCGCCATCTCGCGCTCGCCCTGGAGCACGTGCACGCTCACCAGCGGCTGGTTGTCCACCGCGGTGGAGAACACCTGGCTCTTCTTGCAGGGGATGGTGGTGTTCTTGTCGATGATTTTCGTGAAGACGCCGCCCGCCGTCTCCACGCCCAGCGACAGGGGCGTCACGTCCAGCAGGAGGACGTCCTTCACCTCGCCCTTGAGCACACCGCCCTGGATGGCCGCGCCCACGGCGACGACCTCATCCGGGTTGATGCCCTTGTGGGGCTCCTTGCCGAAGAACTCCTTCACCTTCTGCTGCACGCGCGGCATGCGCGTCATGCCGCCCACCAGGAGGACCTGGTTGATCTGCTGCGCCGGCACGCCCGCGTCCTTGAGGGCGATGCGGCAGGGCTCAATCGTGCGGTCGATGAGGTCCGCCACCAGCGCCTCGAAGGTGGTGCGGTCCACCGTCTCGGTGAGGTGCTTGGGGCCGCTGGCGTCGGCGGTGATGAACGGGAGGTTGACCTCGGTCTCCGGCGCGCTGGACAGCTCGTGCTTGGCGCGCTCGGCGGCCTCCTTGAGGCGCTGGAGGGCCATGCGGTCCCTCCGGAGGTCCAGGCCGTTGTTCTGCTCGGCGAAGCGCTTGGCGAGGTAGTCGATGAGGCGCTGGTCGAAGTCCTCGCCGCCGAGGAAGGTGTCGCCGTTGGTGCTCTTCACCTCGAACACGCCGGCGTTGAGCTCCAGGATGGAGATATCGAACGTGCCGCCGCCAAGGTCGTAGACGGCGATGCGCTCGGTGCCGCCGTCCTTCACCTTGTCCAGGCCATAGGCCAGGGCCGCCGCGGTGGGCTCGTTGATGATGCGCAGGACGCTGAGGCCGGCGATGCGGCCCGCGTCCTTGGTGGCCTGGCGCTGGCTGTCGTTGAAGTAGGCCGGGACGGTAATCACCGCCTCGGTGACGGGCTCGCCGAGGTAGTCCTCCGCCGTCTGCTTCATCTTCATCAGGACGATGGCGGAGACTTCCGGCGGGCTGTAGCCCTTGCCGCGAATCTCCACCCACGCGTCGCCGTTGGGGCTGGGCGCCACGCGGAAGGAGCTGACGCTGATGGCCTTCTTCGCCTCGGGCGAGTCGAACTTGCGGCCGATGAGCCGCTTCGCCGCGAAGACGGTGTTCTCTGGGTTGGTGATGGCCTGCCGCTTGGCAATCTGCCCCACGAGGCGCTCGCCAGAGTCGGTGAAGCCCACCATGGAAGGCGTGGTGCGGCTGCCCTCGCTGTTGGGGATGACCACCGGCTCTCCGCCCTCCATGACGGAGACGCACGAGTTGGTCGTCCCGAGATCGATTCCAATCACCTTGCCCATGATGGTTACTGACTCCCCCCGGGAGAATCCTCGGGCTTCGGGGGCACGGTGGTCCCCTCTGCGACAGACGTGGAGGCCGACGCGGCCTCCGTGGACTCGCTGGCCGCGGGCGAGACAGGCTCGGCCACGGGCGCGACAGGCTCGGCCACGGGCTCGGGCGCGCGCGCGACGACGACCATGGCCGGACGCACCAGCCGCTCATTGAGGAAGAAGCCGCGGACGACCTCGAACACCACGTGGCCGGCGGGCACCTCCGCCGTCTCCACCTGCTGAATCGCCTCGTGCATGCGCGGGTCGAACGGCTGGCCCTTCGCGCTGAAGGCCTTCACGCCATGGCGGCCGAGCGCGTCCTCGAAGGACTTGCGCGTCATGGCCACGCCCTTCTGGAAGCTGTCGATGTCCGGGGACTTCGAGGCCGCGTCGAGCGCGCGGTCCAGGTTGTCCATGACGGGGAGCAGGTCCTTGAGCAGCTTCTCCGAACCGAAGCGCTGGACCTCCTCCTTCTCCTTCTGCGCGCGCTTGCGGTAGTTCTCCAGGTCGGCCGCGGCGCGGACGGTGCGCTCCTGCGCGTCCTTGGTGCGCTCGTGCGTCTCGCGCAGGCGCTCCATCGTCTCGCGACTCTTGGCCTGGCTGAACTCGAGCTGTGCCTTGAGCGACTCCACCTCCTGCCGCAGCGCCGCCACTTCCTCGGACGGTGCCACGGCGGGAGCCGCGCCATCCTCGGCAGGAGGCGCCTCCTCGGTGGATTCCGCGGAGGCCGGGTCCGAGGCTTGCACCTCGATGACCGTCACCTCTTCCTCATCGTCCATGTGACGCTCGACGCTGGCGACCGCCGCGTCGATGACGTCCTGCCCGATGTCCGTCTGGATGCTGCCCTTCTCGTTCGAGCCGGCCACGGCGCGCACTATGTCACGCGCTCGGGGCCGTTCCAACTGGCGGAAACGACTGGCAGAACCCAGCCCCGGGGTGCGAGCGGGCTGGCTTCACACCTGACGGAACTTCACGCTCCGGCGGTGGGCTTCTTCGCCCGGCCAATCGTCTTCTTGGAACTCGAAGCACCCTTCTTCGCGGCCTTGGCCGCTGGACGGGCGACGGGGCTCTTGGCGGCGGCCTTCTTGCGGCCAATCGACTTGGGAGCGGCCTTCTTCGCGGCGCGGGTGTCTGCCTTGGGCGTCCCGGCGGCGGGCGTGGAGGCGGGGGGCTTGGTGGCGGTGGAGGCCGTGCTGGCCTTCGGGCCCGCGCCCTCCTGTCCGGCGTCCTCGGGCTTGAAGGCGCGCTCGACGGCGCCCTCGACCTGACGCACGGCGGTCTCAATCTTCTCCGTCGCCACCTTGCTGGTGGTGGCGGCCCAGGTGCGCAGCTGCTCCAGGCCCTCCTTCACCTTGGCCTGCTTCTGCGGGTCCTTCACCTCCTGGAGAAGGCGCTGGGCCTCACCGCGCAGGTCATCGGTGGTGCGCTTGAGCTCGTCACCGGTGCGCTTGAGGAAGTCCATCAGCTGCTTGTCCCACTTCTCGGCCATTGCTGTGTCCTCCGTGGGGCGACGGGGCCCCCTTCGAATCATTCCACTTCACGCCCACGGGGAGCGCAAAACCTTCCTGGGCTTTCTGGAATCACGCATGAGGGGCGTGTCGATTGCCTTTCGCCAGGAAGGGGCGTGTGGCGCATGTGTCACGAGCCCGTGCACGCGCGGGCCGGGAAGCGGTAGAGTTCGCCCGTTTCGGGTTCCCCTCCCTGGAGCCCGCGCCGGAGCCCGTCGACATGCTGTCTGCCCGAATGGCCGGGACGCTCGCCGTCCTCGTCTTGCTGAGCGCCTGTTCCGGAGGTCGCGGAGAACCGACGGATGGCCCCCTGCTGTCCGCCGTGGAGCTGTCCCCCACCTCGGTGGGTGTCCCCTACGAGGCCCGGCTGCCGGCCACCGGGGGCGCGGCGCCGCTGAGCTACTCGCTCAGGGGCACGCCCCCGCCGGGCTTCTCCTTCGACACGTCCGAGGCGAGGCTGATGGGCCCGGCCAGCGAGTCCGGCGAGTTCAACATCACCGTGAGCGTCCGGGACTCGGTGGGCAGCGAGGACACCCGCACCTATGCGTTGAAGGTGTGGCCCGCGCCCGCGCTGTCCGACGGCAACGCGCCCGTCGCCACCGCGGGCGCCAGCTACGAGCACTCCTTCGTCGCGGTGGGTGGCCAGCCGCCGCTGCGCTGGTCCGTGGCGGGGGGGACGCTGCCCACCGGCCTGTCCCTCAGCTCCGAGGGTGTGCTGAGCGGCGTTCCCCAGGGCGAGGGCGCCTACTCCTTCACCTTGCGCGTGCAGGACGCCAGCGGGGCGGCGGCCCAGGCGCATCAGGGGCTGGCGGTCCTGGCCCCGGGCGGGAATCCGGACGGTGGCCCCAAGCCGGCCACCTTCCCGGTGGCGGTGGCCAACTGGAACATCGAGTGGTTCGGGGACCCGGTGCAGGACCCGGCCGACGATGCGCTGCAGCTCACCAATGCCCAGGCGGTCATCGCCGACGCGGGCGCGGACATCTGGGGTCTGGCCGAAATCGTCAGCACCGCGCAGTTCAACGAGCTGAAGGCGCGGCTGCCCGGCTACGACGGCTTCCTGGCGGACGACTCCAGCCAGGTGTCCTCCGGCTCGAGCTACTACAGCTCCGGCGAGCAGAAGCTGGGCGTGCTCTTCAAGTCGGACGTGGTGCGGGTGCTGCGGGCCGAGGTGGTCCTGACGGATTACAACTTCGACTTCGCCGGGAGGCCCCCGCTGCGGGTGGACCTGCGCGTCACCCGGAACGGCTCCAGCGTGGACATGAGCGTGATGGTGGTGCACCTGAAGGCCACCACGAGCAGCCCTGCCTCGGACGACCACGCCCGGCGACTGGCCGCGGCCGGGCGGCTGAAGAGCTACCTGGACGACCAGCTGCCCACGCAGCGGGTCATGGTGGTGGGCGACTGGAATGACGACGTGGACACGTCCACGGTGTCGGGGCTGGACACGCCCTTCCGCAACTTCGTCAACGACACGTCCCGCTATACGTTCACCACGCAGGCCCTGTCCCTGGCGAACGAGGGCAGCACGGCACGGCGCTCCACCTTCATCGACCACCAGCTCGCCACCAACGAGATGATGGCAAACTACGTCCCCAGCTCCACCCGGGTGATTCGGCCGACATTCACCGGCTACTCTTCCAACACGTCGGACCACTACCCCATCTTCAGCCGCTTCGACTTCGGCCAGGGCAAGGCCCTCCGGCTCACCGCACCCAATGGCGGCGAGACGCTCACCTCGGGCACGACGTACGACATCACCTGGACGTCGAACGGCATCGACACGGTGCGGCTGCGGTACTCGCTCGACAACGGCCAGACGTGGAATGACCTCGTCGCGTCCACGCCCGCCGCCTCCGGGAGCTACCGGTGGACGGTGCCCACGGCGCAGTCCGGCGGCGCGCGCGTGCAGGTGAGCGACACGGGTGACGCCAGCTTCTCCGATGCCAGCGACAGCACCTTCCTGCTGAACCGCACCGCGCCCCGGGTCTTCATCAACGAGTACCTGCCTCAGCCCAACTTCAAGCCGGGGACCAGCACCCTGGACTTCGACCAGACGTTCGTGGAGCTGCTCAACACGGGGACCACCGCCGTGGACATCAGCGGCTGGAAGCTTCACGACGACAAGTCCTACGTCGGTGCGACCCCCGCGACGGACCCCGCGCGACACATCTTCCCCGCCGGCACCGTGCTCCAACCGGGGCGGGTGTACACCGTCTACTCGGGGGCCACCGCCGTGCCCACGGGCGCCACCAATGCCACCTTCGCCAACGGCGTGAACAGCACCAATGGGCAATACACCGGACTGCGCTTCGACCGGGGCCGCAACGTGGGCGGCATCGGCGACTCCGTATACCTCGTCCTGCCGGACGGCACCGTGGAGGACAGCACCAGCTACGCGGACACCATCCAGGGCACGTCCTACAACCGGAGCCCGGACGCCAGCTCCACCGACTCCTGGGTACTGCACACCACCCTGTCCACCAGCCTCACCGCCTCGCCCGGTCGGCGCGCCAACGGCTCGGCGTTCTAGGCGGGAGGGCGCTCCCGAGGGAAGGTTCCACTCCCCGGGAGCACGGTGTTCCGGCGCGCGCAGCGGTCAGGCGCGGCGGTCCGCCCACGTCGGCCCGGACGGGCCCGTGCCCCGGCGGAGCAGGCGCTCCCTCCGGTGGTCGGGCCCTGCCTCTATATAAGGAGGGGCCCGCCATGGTGGAGACGCTCACGCTGTACCGCCCGGTGGGGTTGAAGGAGACGGAGCTCGTGCTGGCCAGGGGCTGCACGGGCTTCCCGCCCCGGCTGCCGGACCAACCCCTCTTCTACCCCGTCATGAACGCGGCCTACGCGCGGCAGATTGCGCGTGACTGGAACGCGCCGGACGCGGGCTCGGGGCACGTGGGCTTCGTCACCGCCTTCGACGTGGACGCGGCGTACCTCGCCCGCTTCCCCGTGCGGACGGTGGGCGCCCGGGGGCACCAGGAGCTGTGGGTGCCGGCGGAGGAGCTGGAGGACTTCAACGCCCACCTGGTTGGCCCGGTGCGCTTCACCGAAGTCTGGTACGGCCCGGCCTACCGGGGACCGGACTCGCCACTGGGGCCGCTGGAGTCGCAGCTGGGCGGCCTGGGTGAGCGGGCCGGGGTGTCCGACGCGCGGCTGGGGGAGGTGCTCCACGCCTGTCAGGCCGCTGTCCTCTGCAACGCGGGCTGGTGGGAGTCCACCCCGGCGCAGGCGCAGGGGATGGAGGAGCGCGTCCGGGCGGAGCTGCTCACCCGGATCCACGCGGCCTGGGCGACCGGGTTCCCGGCGTGGCCCCTGCCCGAGCGGGGTCCACGAGCCGAAAGGGCCTCACCTCTGCACGTGCAGAGGTAGAGGCCCCCTCCCGGCCTCAAGGGCTTCACCTCTGCACGTGCAGAGGTAGGGGCCCCCTCCCGGCCTCATGGGCTTCACCTCTGCACGTGCAGAGGTAGGGCCCCCTCCCGGCCTCAAGGGCTTCACCTCTGCACGTGCAGAGGTAGGGCCCCCCTCCTGGCCTCATGGGCTTCACCTCTGCACGTGCAGAGGTAAGGGCCCCCTCCCGGCCTCAAGGGCTTCACCTCTGCACGTGCAGAGGTGAGGGGTCCCCACCCCAGGTCGTTTGCGGCCGTATGACCGCCTCCGCGCAACGAATTCTGGCCTCCGTTTCAAGAAATCGACGGCTCTTCGTTCCAGCCGGCGACCCAGATGTGGAGCACAGTCCGTATCCCTTTTTGTGAGGGAGACGGACAGCCGGGCACGGGGCCCGAGCCGGCTCGGCTGGGACGGAGACTCCGTGCTGCCAGGAAACGACAGGTCCGTCTTGGAGGCGTTCCGCCGGGGGGACGCCGCCGTGCTCACCCAGGTCTATCGGGCCTACTCGCCGGAGGTGCTTCGGTACCTCTCGCGGCGGTTCGCGGTAGGGGGCGACGGAGGGACGCGGACGGTGGCCCTCTCCGCGTTGGACCTGGATGCCGCGCACCAGGAGACCTTCGTCCGGGCCTTCCGCCCCAACATGCGGCAGGCCTACGACGGGGTACGCCCCTACCTGGGCTTCCTGCTGACGGTGGCCCGCTCGACGGCCATCGACCTGATGCGGGCGTCGGGGCGCGTGGCGCGCGAGGCCGTCGCCATGGACGACGCTCCCGAGCTGACGCACCTGCCCACCGAGAGCCGGAGCCCGGAAGAGGAGGCGCTGGGCACGGAGGTGCGCACGCTGGTGCGCCGCTTCCTGGACGCCCTGCCGGAAGAGGGGCGCGCACTGGCGCAGCTGCGCTTCGTGGAGGGGCTGTCGCAGGAATCCGCCGCCGAGCAGCTCCAGCTCACCCGGGGAGAGGTCCGGGTGCGTGAGAAGCGGCTGCGGACGCAGTTCACGGAGCATCTGAAGGCCTCGGGCTGGCTGGAAGCCTCGGCCGAGCCCGGGCGGATGGAGCTGGGAGTCCTCCTGGCCTCGCTCGCCCTGTGCGCGATAGGGAGCATGCCATCATGAGGTGGTACGAGAGACACATCGACGCCAGCCTGCCGCGCTGGTCTCAGGGAGCGCTGTCCTCCCGCGAGTCCGCCCGCCTGCTGCGCCATGCTCATGCGTGCACGCGCTGCGGGTTCCGGTACGAGCGCTGGGCCCAGGCGCACCGCGGCCTCGAGGGCGGCGACCTGGACCAGCCCTCGTCCGCGGAGCGCATGGCGCTGACCGAGGGCGGCCTGGCGGCGGCCCTGGCCGCGGCGGCTCCCGAGGAGTCCTCGGCGCGCTGGCCCTCGCTGGCCCTGCTCGGCGGCGCGCTGGCCGCCGCCTTCCTGGCGGTGGTGCTGGTGCCCACCATCACCCCCAACGAGTTCGGCGTCCGCGGCGCGGGCACGCCCCCGCCCGCCGTGGCGCTGCGCATCTTCTGCGCCACCGCCGGCCAGCCCCTGCGCGAGCTGCACGCGGGGGACAGCTGCCAGGCAGGCGCCATGCTGGCCTTCGCCGCGGGTGGCAACTCGCCCTACACCCACGTCGCTGTCCAGGTCCGCGGCGCGAAGAAGGCGGAGGTCATGGCCGGCCCCTTCGTCCTGACCGGCCCTGTAGGCAAGGAA
Above is a genomic segment from Pyxidicoccus trucidator containing:
- a CDS encoding ABC transporter substrate-binding protein, with the translated sequence MRRLAPMLLAALAVLAAACEKKTQPAPTEGAQTAQQGQPATPAPGGDAPAGSDVILLGQVGALTGGQATFGISTRNGIEMAIKEANAAGGVNGKKLAIRVYDNQSKPEEAAQAATRLITQDKVVLILGDVASSNSLAMAEKAQAAGVPMITPSSTNPTVTEKGDFIFRICFIDPFQGFVMAKFAREDLKLSKVAVLQDNKSAYSIGLTDVFNRKFTEMGGKVATTESYSQGDTDYRAQLTAIRKTQPDGIYVPGYYSEVGIIARQAREVGLKVPLMGGDGWDSEKLFELGGTAIQGSYFSNHYSPDNPDPRVQKFIADYKAAYGAVPDALAALGFDAARVAIESLKRAKDLTGPSVRDAIAQTKDFPGVAGTITLDNKRNAVKSAVVLKVGDGKTQYVTTINP
- a CDS encoding YsnF/AvaK domain-containing protein; this translates as MRWDVQEGMRVFTADGARLGTVVGCGADTFVVERGVLRARDYVARYGDVVTVRDGEVHLGLTRDEVAPGPGSRAEVDARRPETLRTHGFGESQDIVIPLAHEEAVPRTVPHEVGQLRVHKVVRTEVKHFSIPVRREELVVERLPAAEPGSERPRAAEGRPVPGGVVPFEESTFIIPLYEERVEFTKTAHVWQEVTLAKTTQEELRQVHTTVRRETAEVEERGEVLHEGPVDGLHS
- a CDS encoding YsnF/AvaK domain-containing protein, translating into MFQRTDVREGMVVRSIDGEKLGKVFAVGDGEFHIEKGLFFPKDYLVRYTEISDIRAGEIILNHGKEALNSLSRDDNRYGTTAGMGVPATGSTATGYDSTGLGTSADTLGTRDTSLSGSGLGTDTRMGLGGERTVTGRTEDIAIPVHKEELDVLKRETQAGEVRVRKDVVEEEKVVDVPVRRERVRVERRDVSPDRPAMNASFQEETVVVPLRAEEVEVQKRAVVDEEVIIHKDAIEEERRVAESVRREDVSVRTDGDVEGSRTLNAPTDDPLKRGY
- a CDS encoding serine/threonine-protein kinase; the protein is MSDDILEDCLERGLDLDAGLDVFLTQCARMVHAPAGFVSLRGTRGPVLTRVLGDLGVDVFEAAHWTGPRRLKNGRMLFCTRLKLGKLELGGLGLAVEGGFEDGGGLVMKLVEAIGEQLDTAVLSFLALTDGRSALERLDELSLDDTPVPRGRIGKYEVVTPLGTGGMAQVLVARARGPEGLGRLVALKRILPHLTADPSIVQQFLDEARIGLRLSHPNLVHVYDFGEAQGAYYIAMELVRGVDLDRLIRFLKGPLEPAAAVAVVVQALQGLHAAHGLKGEDGAPLQLVHRDLSPHNLMVGFDGRVKVLDFGVAKARAQRTVTLPGIVKGKPLYMSPEQARGQRLDARSDLFAMGLILYEALTGRRAFDRGDELASMQAICDERLPRPDALPLPLWDVLEVALAKQPQARFGSALEMAERLADVCRPAKDVELSRLTSRHFPDRLREFNRLDRTEAAGRPGVPVGIEGEETQVRPPPRKSAR
- the dnaK gene encoding molecular chaperone DnaK, coding for MGKVIGIDLGTTNSCVSVMEGGEPVVIPNSEGSRTTPSMVGFTDSGERLVGQIAKRQAITNPENTVFAAKRLIGRKFDSPEAKKAISVSSFRVAPSPNGDAWVEIRGKGYSPPEVSAIVLMKMKQTAEDYLGEPVTEAVITVPAYFNDSQRQATKDAGRIAGLSVLRIINEPTAAALAYGLDKVKDGGTERIAVYDLGGGTFDISILELNAGVFEVKSTNGDTFLGGEDFDQRLIDYLAKRFAEQNNGLDLRRDRMALQRLKEAAERAKHELSSAPETEVNLPFITADASGPKHLTETVDRTTFEALVADLIDRTIEPCRIALKDAGVPAQQINQVLLVGGMTRMPRVQQKVKEFFGKEPHKGINPDEVVAVGAAIQGGVLKGEVKDVLLLDVTPLSLGVETAGGVFTKIIDKNTTIPCKKSQVFSTAVDNQPLVSVHVLQGEREMAADNKTLARFELVGIPPAPRGVPQIEVSFDIDANGIVHVSAKDLGTGKVQQVRVVSNSGLSEAEIQGMITDAQSHAADDKKKKELAELRNNADGLIYTTEKSLEEYASLLSEKDREEIKADLERLKGLLNTADAVALKDAFQRLEGSAYRIADAIYTGQAS